In [Leptolyngbya] sp. PCC 7376, a genomic segment contains:
- a CDS encoding glycosyltransferase: MSSSANNSIWDNDIRPQDQDSYAALLRSIRRANDFNLQFVNCTSETAEELTRKLEKDLLQKQISQLTISKESKNLYEAIVQKYEEQKFDILFIKGIEIAISEYEQEKHINLLGLSQTKGYAGKNWEKVPLILGNLNLSREKIRDQFPITLIFFLPDFGINYFVRRAPDFFDWRSNIFHFNSTLMQIKREYNCANYEESIFEEYKDLESAEKKIVIKEVVDEIKAATDSGQQAYLWLKKGLFHSFAKEYEEALNSYDNVLKLKPNTHIAWNNRGVILSSLGEEEEAIENYDKAIKANPNDYVTWNNRGVALSTLGREKEMIASYNQAINVQELSSTLLRNISNVKQNLVKGKDFISPDFGKISASSAGSITLTNNVANNLVNSLFRNSEYHSRDVVTDSSTKLSVVTQFFPPDYAKTGQLIEELVKHLGRNGLNIDVFTGQPGYANQDQVAPKEEELLNGVTVRRSNITKFSSKRLRGALLGGLLFAFRAILHIAANYRKYNLLLVTTAPPFLPVIGYLLNFFFNTPYICLIYDIHPDISVELGMISRDNPIVKAWTWINKQVWRNSKEIIVLSSNMKDRIVAHCPEVEDKITIIHSWADPQKIYPIEKEENWFAQKHDLVEKFTVLYSGNMGRCHDIDTMFKAALKLKDEPIQFVCIGKGAKQENLKAKIKEHGLNNFVFLPYQDKKDLTYSLTACDVTLVSVSEGMEGLVAPSKVYGYLASGRPIAAICPKSTYLNNMLEEGDCGAGFENGDSQGLADYILGLSQDTKEAKRLGQSARKYLENNFSPEAIASQYNAVLQKKEAIDFESFPIDFLEDSDFWL, translated from the coding sequence ATGAGTTCAAGTGCAAATAATTCTATTTGGGATAATGATATTAGACCTCAAGATCAAGATTCTTATGCCGCATTATTGCGATCTATTCGGCGAGCAAATGATTTCAACTTACAGTTTGTCAACTGTACATCAGAAACCGCAGAGGAATTGACTCGAAAACTAGAGAAAGATTTATTACAAAAACAAATATCTCAATTAACTATAAGTAAGGAGAGCAAGAATCTTTATGAAGCAATTGTTCAAAAATATGAGGAACAAAAATTCGACATTTTATTCATCAAAGGAATTGAAATTGCGATATCAGAATATGAACAAGAAAAGCATATAAATCTGCTTGGTTTAAGTCAAACAAAAGGTTATGCAGGAAAAAACTGGGAAAAAGTCCCATTAATTCTTGGAAACCTCAATTTAAGTCGTGAAAAAATTCGAGACCAATTTCCCATTACACTAATATTCTTTCTTCCAGATTTTGGCATCAACTATTTTGTTCGTCGTGCACCAGATTTTTTTGATTGGCGCTCTAATATTTTTCATTTTAATTCTACTCTAATGCAGATAAAACGTGAGTATAATTGTGCCAATTATGAAGAGAGTATTTTTGAGGAATATAAAGATTTAGAATCAGCAGAAAAGAAGATAGTGATAAAAGAAGTTGTTGATGAGATCAAAGCAGCTACAGATTCTGGTCAACAAGCTTATTTATGGCTGAAAAAAGGTCTTTTTCACAGTTTCGCGAAAGAGTATGAAGAAGCTCTCAACAGCTATGATAATGTTTTAAAACTCAAGCCAAATACGCATATTGCATGGAATAATCGAGGTGTTATATTGTCTTCTTTAGGCGAAGAAGAAGAGGCAATCGAAAATTATGATAAGGCAATCAAGGCTAATCCCAATGATTATGTTACTTGGAACAATAGAGGGGTGGCATTATCTACTTTAGGTAGAGAAAAAGAGATGATTGCAAGTTATAACCAAGCCATTAATGTTCAGGAACTCTCTTCTACTTTATTGCGGAATATTAGTAATGTCAAACAAAATCTAGTGAAAGGGAAAGACTTTATTTCTCCTGATTTTGGAAAAATCTCAGCTAGCTCCGCTGGTAGTATTACTCTAACTAACAATGTTGCTAATAATCTTGTGAATTCGCTTTTTAGGAATTCTGAGTATCATTCACGAGATGTGGTTACTGACAGTTCCACAAAACTCTCAGTTGTCACTCAATTTTTCCCCCCGGACTACGCGAAGACTGGCCAACTCATCGAAGAGTTAGTCAAGCACCTCGGTCGCAATGGTCTAAACATTGACGTCTTCACTGGTCAACCTGGTTATGCTAACCAAGACCAAGTCGCTCCTAAAGAAGAAGAATTACTAAACGGTGTGACAGTACGCCGTTCCAATATCACTAAGTTCAGCTCTAAGAGATTGAGAGGCGCTCTACTTGGTGGTTTGTTATTTGCTTTCAGAGCAATCCTCCACATTGCAGCTAACTACAGAAAATATAATCTTCTACTTGTTACAACTGCTCCTCCTTTTCTGCCAGTAATCGGCTATCTTCTCAACTTCTTTTTCAATACTCCTTATATCTGCTTGATTTACGATATTCACCCAGATATTTCTGTTGAACTTGGAATGATTAGTCGTGACAATCCAATCGTAAAAGCTTGGACTTGGATTAATAAGCAAGTATGGCGTAACTCTAAAGAAATTATTGTTCTAAGCAGCAATATGAAAGACAGAATTGTTGCTCACTGTCCTGAAGTTGAAGACAAAATCACAATTATTCATAGCTGGGCAGATCCTCAAAAGATTTACCCAATTGAGAAGGAAGAAAATTGGTTTGCTCAGAAGCATGATTTAGTTGAAAAATTCACTGTTCTCTATTCTGGTAATATGGGTCGCTGTCACGACATTGACACAATGTTCAAAGCCGCGCTGAAACTAAAAGACGAACCCATTCAATTTGTTTGTATCGGTAAAGGTGCAAAGCAAGAGAATTTGAAAGCAAAGATTAAAGAGCATGGTTTAAATAATTTTGTTTTCCTTCCTTACCAAGATAAAAAAGATTTAACTTATTCCTTGACTGCTTGTGATGTAACTCTCGTTAGTGTTAGTGAAGGAATGGAAGGTCTGGTTGCTCCTAGTAAAGTTTATGGTTACTTAGCAAGTGGTCGTCCCATCGCTGCGATTTGTCCAAAATCTACTTATCTCAACAATATGCTTGAGGAAGGTGATTGTGGTGCTGGCTTTGAAAATGGTGATTCACAAGGATTAGCGGATTATATTCTTGGATTAAGTCAGGACACTAAAGAAGCAAAACGTTTGGGTCAGTCTGCAAGAAAATATCTTGAAAACAATTTCTCTCCCGAGGCGATCGCCAGTCAATATAATGCTGTTTTACAGAAAAAAGAAGCGATCGATTTTGAGAGCTTTCCAATCGATTTTTTAGAAGATAGTGATTTTTGGCTATGA
- a CDS encoding ATP-binding protein: MSEEELLLRIYNSFDPFYPLDAIKDADIYVDMSDSRGRADIKRDLGRKIIRSRNSRPTAQLYAGHRGTGKSTELLRLRKYLEEQDCYVVYFAADDGDIDPEDAQYTDILIACVRQLLNTLDADQSKFQKWVESRIQELKDLALAEVEFNNGQVDIPLMFTTMSVAIRKIPSQREKIRKLIDPNTVTLLDILKEFIQDATSNLSHGKKQLVVIVDNLDRIVPVRRDDDGRTNHEEIFIDRSEQLKDLGCDVVYTVPISIAYNRANDLAERYDGEPSILPITAIQTLNGDEDQEGLQRLREIINKRVHRKLKAQTFELVPNVFGNEEILTRLCQMSGGHVRDLLRLVRTSFDYVDELPITERAAQFAITQTRDTYRRSVTSSEEWLTLAKVARDKQIKGNDNERRLLFSRCILQYAAFDSEDEIQVWYDVHPLILKIQQFKQAKAQL, encoded by the coding sequence ATGTCCGAAGAAGAATTACTGCTCAGAATCTACAATTCTTTTGATCCGTTTTATCCTCTCGATGCGATCAAGGATGCAGATATTTATGTGGATATGTCAGACTCGCGAGGTAGAGCAGATATTAAGCGAGATCTTGGACGAAAAATTATTCGTAGTCGAAATAGTCGTCCCACGGCACAACTGTACGCGGGACATCGTGGCACAGGAAAGTCAACAGAATTATTACGACTTAGAAAGTATCTAGAAGAACAAGACTGCTATGTCGTATATTTTGCCGCTGATGATGGAGATATTGATCCTGAAGATGCACAATATACAGATATCTTAATAGCTTGTGTGCGACAATTACTCAATACATTAGATGCCGATCAATCAAAGTTTCAAAAGTGGGTTGAGAGTCGGATACAGGAACTCAAAGATTTAGCTCTAGCAGAAGTAGAATTCAATAATGGGCAAGTGGATATTCCGCTAATGTTTACAACAATGTCAGTGGCTATTCGTAAGATCCCCAGTCAACGAGAAAAAATTCGCAAATTGATTGATCCGAATACAGTAACATTGCTAGATATCCTCAAAGAATTTATCCAAGATGCAACTAGCAACTTATCCCATGGTAAAAAGCAACTTGTAGTGATAGTTGATAATTTGGATCGGATCGTGCCAGTTCGGCGAGATGATGATGGGCGCACAAACCATGAAGAAATTTTCATTGATCGCTCGGAGCAGTTAAAAGATCTTGGTTGCGATGTAGTCTATACTGTGCCAATTTCGATTGCATATAATCGAGCAAATGACTTAGCGGAGAGGTATGATGGAGAACCTTCGATTTTGCCAATTACTGCAATTCAGACTTTAAATGGAGACGAAGATCAAGAAGGTTTACAACGGCTAAGAGAAATTATTAACAAACGAGTGCATCGCAAATTAAAAGCTCAAACGTTTGAATTAGTACCCAATGTGTTTGGAAATGAAGAGATTTTGACACGGCTATGTCAGATGAGTGGTGGTCATGTTAGAGATTTACTCAGATTGGTACGAACTTCGTTTGATTATGTTGATGAGCTACCAATTACAGAAAGAGCCGCCCAATTTGCAATTACTCAAACGCGAGACACCTATCGTCGATCAGTAACTTCTTCGGAAGAATGGTTGACTTTAGCAAAGGTGGCAAGAGACAAGCAGATTAAAGGGAATGATAATGAACGACGGCTGCTATTTAGTCGATGTATATTACAGTATGCTGCATTTGACAGTGAGGATGAAATTCAAGTCTGGTACGATGTGCATCCGTTAATTCTTAAAATTCAACAATTTAAACAGGCAAAAGCACAATTATAG
- the carB gene encoding carbamoyl-phosphate synthase large subunit → MPRREDIKKILILGSGPIVIGQACEFDYSGTQSCKALREEGYEVVLVNSNPATIMTDPETADRTYVEPITPEIVEKVIAKERPDALLPTMGGQTALNTAVSLAKNGALDKYNVELIGAKLEAIEMAEDRDLFKQAMARIGVPVCPSGIASTMEEGKEVAAEIGSYPLIIRPAFTMGGSGGGIAYNQEEYEKICKSGLEASPVSQILVEKSLLGWKEYELEVMRDLADNVVIICSIENIDPMGIHTGDSITVAPAQTLTDKEYQRLRDYSLKIIREIGVETGGSNIQFSVNPLNGDVIVIEMNPRVSRSSALASKATGFPIAKFAAKLAVGYTLDEIPNDITKQTPASFEPTIDYVVTKIPRFAFEKFPGSEPTLTTQMKSVGEAMAIGRTFQESFQKALRSLETGRYGFGCDRKETLPNLSQISTSLRTPNPERIFTVYQALKLGMTVEEIHDLTAIDIWFLDKMAELLVTERFMKQTALTDIAAEDMRVIKQQGFSDRQIAFATKTDEDTVRAYRKLIGVTPVYKLVDTCAAEFEAFTPYYYSTYDGTESEVTPSDKRKAMILGGGPNRIGQGIEFDYCCCHAAFSLSDAGYETIMVNSNPETVSTDYDTSDRLYFEPLTKEDVLNIIEAENPEGVIVQFGGQTPLKLAVPLDNYLKADNCPVTTKIWGTQPDDIDTAEDRERFEKILHELQILQPANGIARDYSEAQAIANRVEYPVVVRPSYVLGGRAMEIVYSDAELDYYMKYAVQVEPDHPILVDKFLENAIEVDVDALCDKTGKVVIGGIMEHIEEAGIHSGDSACSIPHTSLPDDVMDTIREWTTKLAKALNVVGLMNIQYAVKDNQVYILEANPRASRTVPYVSKATGRSLARIASLVMSGKTLEELGVDGEVTLKHVAVKEAVLPFNKFEGTDTLLGPEMRSTGEVMGIDTDFGKAFAKAEIGAGVKLATEGTVFVSMNDRNKEAAVPVVKDLIELGFRIVATAGTRQVLLDNGIEDVELVLKLHEGRPHVVDWMKNGWIQFIINTPSGEDSQTDGRVIRRTALDYKLPIITTLAGARATVAAIRSLQAEPLDVKPLQEYLV, encoded by the coding sequence AAGGCTTTGCGGGAGGAAGGGTATGAAGTCGTCTTGGTGAATTCCAATCCGGCAACGATTATGACTGATCCAGAGACTGCGGATCGCACCTATGTCGAACCCATTACTCCAGAGATTGTCGAAAAAGTTATTGCCAAAGAGCGTCCCGATGCTCTGCTCCCCACAATGGGAGGACAAACTGCATTAAATACAGCCGTTTCCCTCGCAAAAAATGGCGCACTAGATAAATATAATGTCGAACTAATCGGTGCAAAATTAGAAGCGATTGAGATGGCAGAAGACCGTGATCTCTTTAAGCAGGCGATGGCTCGCATCGGTGTCCCTGTCTGTCCTTCCGGCATTGCCAGCACTATGGAGGAAGGCAAAGAAGTTGCAGCAGAAATTGGGAGCTATCCATTAATTATCCGTCCGGCATTCACGATGGGTGGTAGCGGTGGTGGTATTGCTTATAACCAAGAAGAATACGAGAAAATTTGTAAATCTGGTCTGGAAGCCTCTCCTGTTTCGCAGATTCTCGTTGAAAAATCCCTCCTCGGCTGGAAGGAATATGAGCTTGAGGTGATGCGAGATCTTGCCGACAACGTGGTGATTATTTGTTCCATCGAAAATATCGATCCGATGGGTATTCACACCGGAGATTCGATTACCGTTGCCCCAGCCCAAACTTTGACGGATAAGGAATATCAACGTCTGCGAGATTACTCTTTAAAAATTATTCGTGAAATTGGGGTTGAAACGGGGGGGTCTAATATCCAATTCTCTGTGAATCCCCTCAATGGTGATGTGATTGTGATTGAGATGAATCCGCGGGTATCTCGTTCCTCGGCACTGGCATCAAAGGCAACAGGTTTCCCGATCGCCAAATTTGCGGCGAAGTTGGCAGTTGGATATACTCTCGACGAAATTCCGAACGATATTACTAAGCAAACCCCTGCGTCTTTTGAGCCGACTATCGATTATGTCGTAACCAAGATTCCTCGGTTTGCGTTTGAGAAATTCCCTGGCTCTGAGCCGACTCTCACCACTCAAATGAAGTCTGTGGGTGAGGCGATGGCTATTGGCCGCACCTTCCAAGAATCCTTCCAAAAGGCATTACGTTCTCTAGAAACAGGTCGTTATGGTTTTGGCTGCGATCGCAAAGAAACCCTTCCTAACCTCAGTCAAATTTCGACGAGTCTCCGGACACCCAACCCTGAGAGAATTTTTACGGTGTATCAGGCACTAAAACTTGGTATGACCGTAGAGGAGATTCATGATTTGACGGCAATTGATATCTGGTTCCTCGACAAGATGGCGGAATTGTTGGTGACAGAGCGTTTCATGAAGCAAACGGCTTTAACCGATATTGCCGCCGAAGATATGCGGGTGATTAAACAACAGGGTTTTAGCGATCGCCAAATTGCTTTTGCCACGAAGACCGATGAAGATACTGTACGTGCCTACCGGAAGTTGATTGGGGTGACGCCTGTTTATAAATTAGTTGATACTTGTGCGGCTGAATTTGAAGCCTTTACACCCTATTATTACTCCACCTACGACGGTACTGAGTCTGAAGTTACGCCCTCTGATAAGCGCAAGGCGATGATTTTGGGTGGTGGCCCTAACCGCATTGGTCAAGGTATTGAGTTTGATTATTGTTGCTGTCATGCGGCATTCTCTCTCAGCGATGCGGGCTATGAAACCATCATGGTCAACTCCAACCCTGAAACGGTTTCCACGGACTATGACACCAGCGATCGCCTCTACTTTGAGCCTCTAACAAAAGAGGATGTGCTCAACATTATCGAAGCGGAAAATCCCGAAGGTGTGATTGTACAGTTCGGTGGTCAAACTCCTTTGAAATTAGCGGTTCCCCTCGACAATTACCTCAAGGCTGACAATTGCCCTGTCACCACAAAAATTTGGGGGACGCAGCCCGACGATATTGATACAGCCGAAGATCGTGAGCGGTTTGAGAAGATTCTCCATGAGCTCCAAATTCTTCAACCGGCTAACGGTATTGCTCGCGATTATTCTGAAGCTCAGGCGATCGCCAACCGTGTTGAATATCCTGTCGTAGTGCGTCCTTCGTATGTCCTTGGTGGTCGCGCAATGGAGATTGTTTACTCCGATGCCGAATTGGATTACTACATGAAGTACGCCGTTCAGGTGGAACCTGATCATCCGATTTTGGTGGACAAATTCCTCGAAAATGCGATCGAAGTCGATGTGGATGCCCTATGCGATAAAACGGGCAAAGTGGTGATTGGCGGCATTATGGAGCACATCGAGGAAGCGGGTATTCACTCCGGCGACTCCGCTTGTTCTATTCCTCACACTTCCCTCCCCGATGACGTGATGGATACGATTCGTGAGTGGACAACTAAGTTGGCGAAAGCTCTCAATGTCGTTGGCTTGATGAATATTCAGTATGCCGTCAAAGACAATCAGGTTTATATTCTCGAAGCGAACCCCCGTGCTTCCCGAACTGTGCCCTATGTCTCAAAAGCAACCGGGCGATCGCTGGCGAGAATTGCTTCTTTGGTGATGTCTGGCAAAACCCTTGAGGAACTAGGTGTTGATGGCGAAGTGACTCTTAAGCATGTCGCTGTTAAAGAAGCCGTCTTACCCTTTAATAAATTTGAAGGCACAGATACATTGCTTGGGCCTGAGATGCGCTCCACTGGTGAGGTGATGGGCATCGACACTGACTTTGGTAAGGCATTTGCAAAAGCTGAAATCGGTGCAGGCGTTAAACTTGCCACTGAAGGTACTGTCTTTGTTTCGATGAATGATCGCAATAAAGAAGCGGCTGTGCCAGTGGTGAAAGATTTGATTGAGCTCGGTTTCCGCATTGTCGCCACAGCTGGTACACGCCAAGTCTTGTTGGACAACGGTATTGAAGATGTGGAGCTCGTGCTTAAGCTCCATGAAGGTCGTCCTCACGTAGTGGATTGGATGAAGAATGGTTGGATTCAGTTCATTATCAATACGCCTTCTGGGGAAGATTCCCAAACTGATGGTCGGGTGATTCGTCGGACGGCACTGGATTACAAGTTGCCGATTATTACAACTCTCGCAGGGGCACGGGCAACTGTTGCAGCGATCCGATCGCTTCAGGCTGAGCCGTTAGATGTAAAACCTTTGCAGGAATACTTGGTCTAA
- a CDS encoding Uma2 family endonuclease, with protein MATQTLVKTISPEEYLAQEEQATERHEYIKGEVQLMTGGTPNHNELSGNLYVSLKLALKKSPYRIFVLDQRLCIPSPQIYTYPDVMVAAKPVVLQEGRKDTLLSACLIAEVLSPSTKNYDRSEKFEYYRSIPDFQDYLLIAQDRVYVEHFVRVEAKKWSLTEYTEIDDVIRLDSVGCEMALADIYEGVEV; from the coding sequence ATGGCGACTCAAACTCTGGTTAAGACTATTTCTCCCGAAGAATATTTAGCACAGGAAGAGCAAGCAACAGAACGGCATGAATACATCAAAGGAGAAGTCCAACTCATGACAGGAGGCACACCGAATCATAACGAGTTGAGCGGTAATTTATATGTTTCTCTCAAACTCGCTCTCAAAAAATCTCCGTATCGTATTTTTGTCCTTGATCAACGTTTGTGTATTCCCTCACCACAAATCTATACTTATCCAGATGTGATGGTTGCAGCGAAACCAGTAGTTTTGCAAGAAGGCCGCAAAGATACACTTTTGAGTGCTTGTCTAATTGCAGAGGTGCTATCACCATCAACGAAAAATTATGATCGCAGTGAAAAGTTTGAATATTATCGTTCGATTCCAGATTTTCAGGACTATCTGCTCATTGCCCAAGACCGCGTTTATGTGGAGCATTTTGTGCGGGTTGAAGCGAAAAAGTGGAGTCTGACGGAATATACAGAGATTGATGATGTGATTCGATTGGATTCCGTGGGCTGTGAAATGGCATTGGCCGATATCTACGAAGGTGTTGAAGTTTAG